One region of Zootoca vivipara chromosome 7, rZooViv1.1, whole genome shotgun sequence genomic DNA includes:
- the LOC132592506 gene encoding waprin-Enh1-like, with the protein MKTLVTFALVGLLALWVELPFTACQNTPREKSGTCPPNPFRCSVKGKDACDYDSDCQGIKKCCYFNCGKTCRNPQGKPGICPRDICRCSGPQPDECKDDYICPGRKKCCYFCCAMRCKDPKFQED; encoded by the exons ATGAAGACACTGGTGACTTTTGCCCTTGTGGGACTTCTAGCCCTTTGGGTGGAACTACCTTTCACAGCTTGTCAGAACACTCCAAGAG AAAAATCTGGAACTTGCCCCCCAAATCCATTCAGATGCAGTGTAAAGGGAAAGGATGCCTGTGATTATGACTCTGACTGCCAGGGAATTAAAAAGTGCTGCTACTTCAATTGTGGCAAGACTTGCAGAAACCCACAAG GCAAACCTGGAATCTGCCCGAGAGATATTTGCAGATGCAGTGGCCCTCAACCCGATGAGTGCAAAGATGATTATATTTGCCCTGGAAGGAAAAAGTGTTGCTATTTTTGTTGCGCAATGCGCTGTAAGGATCCAAAATTCCAAGAAGACTGA